A genomic window from Oscillatoria salina IIICB1 includes:
- a CDS encoding single-stranded DNA-binding protein: MSINLVHLVGRAGTEPDIKYFDSAKILCTFPLAVDRRTRKDDRPDWFNLEIWGRTAEIAKDYVRKGSLVGIQGSLKIDTWTDRNTGMLRSKPIIKVDRLDLLGSKRDNESNGMNGYSQSDYDY; this comes from the coding sequence ATGAGTATTAATCTCGTTCATTTAGTGGGTCGTGCTGGTACTGAACCGGACATCAAATATTTTGATAGTGCTAAGATTTTGTGTACTTTCCCGCTAGCTGTGGATCGTCGCACCAGAAAGGACGATCGCCCAGATTGGTTTAATTTGGAAATTTGGGGGAGAACGGCGGAAATTGCTAAAGATTACGTGCGTAAAGGTAGTTTAGTTGGCATCCAAGGCTCGCTAAAAATAGATACTTGGACAGATCGCAATACGGGGATGCTCCGCTCGAAACCGATAATTAAAGTAGATCGATTGGATTTACTCGGTTCCAAGCGGGATAATGAGTCAAACGGGATGAATGGCTACAGTCAAAGCGATTACGATTATTAA
- a CDS encoding SIMPL domain-containing protein codes for MNLSPVPRLPKMAQLSILAVSFSLFSSLVSPMNASAQERMLRTLTVTGQGKTEIPATLAQVQLGVEVQRETATAVQQEVARRSSALVEFLQDRNVEQLQTTGIQLRPNYDYRDNQRRLIGYIGTNIVSFRISTEQAGQLLDEAVEIGATRIDGINFTANDNAIAAAQKEALREATQDAQAQADTVLNALNLTREEIVGIQINGAGVPPIPQPVASFSRVAGDESTAIVGGEQTVRASVTLQISY; via the coding sequence ATGAATTTATCCCCTGTACCTCGGTTGCCAAAAATGGCACAGTTATCAATCCTTGCTGTTAGTTTTAGTCTCTTTAGTAGTTTAGTGTCACCGATGAACGCCTCTGCACAAGAAAGAATGCTCCGAACTCTAACAGTTACCGGACAAGGGAAAACGGAGATTCCCGCGACTTTAGCACAAGTGCAGCTAGGAGTTGAAGTGCAAAGAGAAACAGCAACAGCAGTTCAGCAAGAAGTTGCCAGACGTTCGTCAGCATTGGTAGAATTTTTGCAAGATCGGAATGTAGAACAGCTACAAACTACTGGCATTCAGTTACGACCAAATTACGATTATCGAGATAATCAGCGCAGACTGATTGGCTATATTGGCACAAATATTGTTAGTTTTCGCATCAGTACCGAACAAGCAGGGCAATTACTCGACGAAGCCGTCGAAATAGGTGCAACTCGGATCGATGGGATTAATTTTACCGCCAATGACAACGCGATCGCTGCCGCCCAAAAAGAAGCTTTACGCGAAGCTACCCAAGACGCTCAAGCACAAGCAGATACAGTCTTGAACGCCTTAAATTTGACTCGTGAAGAGATTGTTGGCATTCAGATTAACGGTGCAGGTGTACCGCCAATACCTCAGCCTGTAGCTAGTTTTTCGAGAGTAGCTGGTGACGAGAGTACGGCGATCGTTGGTGGCGAACAAACCGTTAGAGCTTCTGTCACCTTACAAATTAGCTACTAG
- the surE gene encoding 5'/3'-nucleotidase SurE yields MTLILTNDDGIDAPGIQALQKAVAGKGVIVAPKKPLSGCGHRVTTRRPIHLLQRSLHEYAVEGTPADCTRIALTQISNNVKWVLSGINAGGNLGVDVYISGTVAAVREAAIHGIGGIAVSHWIKRPLLIDWDLATRWTAKVLTELFERPLSPKSFWNVNLPHLTPNSPDPEIIFCEPSNEPLPVNYRMEGDLYYYQGVYSRRARSPGSDVDVCFSGNIAITQIQV; encoded by the coding sequence ATGACTTTAATTTTAACTAACGATGACGGGATCGATGCTCCTGGTATCCAAGCGCTGCAAAAGGCTGTAGCAGGTAAAGGCGTTATTGTCGCTCCCAAGAAACCTTTATCCGGTTGCGGACATCGAGTTACTACCCGCCGTCCTATTCACCTTCTCCAACGCTCTCTTCACGAGTATGCTGTTGAGGGAACTCCTGCTGATTGTACTCGAATTGCTTTAACACAAATATCTAATAATGTCAAGTGGGTACTGTCGGGGATCAACGCAGGCGGCAATTTAGGGGTAGATGTTTATATTTCCGGGACAGTAGCGGCGGTTCGAGAGGCTGCAATTCATGGAATTGGGGGAATTGCTGTTTCCCATTGGATTAAAAGACCTTTACTCATTGATTGGGATTTAGCGACGCGCTGGACAGCTAAAGTGTTAACAGAGTTATTTGAGCGTCCTTTGTCGCCGAAAAGCTTTTGGAACGTCAATTTACCTCATTTAACACCAAATTCACCCGATCCGGAAATTATCTTTTGCGAACCCAGTAATGAGCCTCTACCCGTTAATTATCGCATGGAAGGCGATTTATATTACTACCAAGGAGTATATTCCCGACGAGCGCGATCGCCCGGTAGTGACGTTGATGTCTGTTTCTCTGGTAACATTGCTATAACTCAAATTCAGGTTTGA
- a CDS encoding NAD-dependent epimerase/dehydratase family protein, translated as MRILIMGGTRFIGVYLTKILVKQGHDVVLFNRGNKPAPVENVAQIHGDRKNPAQLKEKLTNEKFDAIFDNNGRELSDTQPLAEMFKDSVKHFVYVSSAGVYLKSDEMPHQEGDAVDPNSRHKGKYETETYLAKIGLPWTSIRPTYIYGPENYNDLEAWFFDRIVRDRPIPIPGNGLHLTQLGHVKDLASAMAAVLGNEKAKGQVYNISGERYVTFAGLARLCAQAAGKSSDNLKLVHYDPKQFDFGKRKAFPLRLQHFFADVNKAKIDLNWQPEFDLLSGLKDSFQNDYLASGRDQKEVDFSLDDEILQAR; from the coding sequence ATGCGAATTTTAATTATGGGAGGAACCCGTTTCATCGGGGTTTACTTAACAAAAATTTTGGTAAAACAGGGACATGATGTGGTACTGTTCAATCGCGGTAACAAGCCTGCGCCGGTAGAAAATGTAGCGCAAATTCATGGCGATCGCAAAAATCCTGCTCAACTGAAAGAAAAGCTGACAAATGAAAAATTTGACGCAATTTTTGACAATAATGGTCGTGAATTAAGCGATACCCAACCATTAGCAGAAATGTTTAAAGATTCGGTAAAACATTTCGTTTATGTTAGTTCCGCAGGTGTTTATCTGAAGTCTGATGAAATGCCACATCAAGAAGGTGATGCAGTCGATCCTAATAGTCGTCACAAAGGCAAATACGAAACCGAAACTTACTTAGCCAAAATAGGTTTACCTTGGACTTCAATTCGCCCTACTTATATTTACGGTCCAGAAAATTATAACGATTTAGAAGCTTGGTTTTTCGATCGCATTGTAAGAGATCGTCCTATTCCAATTCCTGGTAATGGACTACACTTAACTCAACTCGGTCATGTCAAAGATTTAGCATCAGCAATGGCGGCGGTTTTAGGTAACGAAAAAGCGAAAGGACAAGTTTATAATATTTCTGGGGAAAGATACGTTACTTTTGCTGGTTTAGCTCGTCTTTGCGCTCAAGCTGCGGGGAAATCAAGCGATAATCTTAAGTTAGTACATTACGATCCCAAACAGTTTGATTTTGGTAAACGGAAAGCTTTTCCTCTGCGTCTCCAACACTTTTTTGCTGACGTTAACAAAGCAAAAATTGACTTAAATTGGCAACCTGAATTTGATTTACTTTCTGGCTTAAAAGATTCATTTCAAAATGATTATTTGGCTTCAGGAAGAGATCAAAAAGAAGTCGATTTTTCTCTTGACGATGAGATTCTCCAAGCTAGATGA
- a CDS encoding heavy metal translocating P-type ATPase, producing the protein MAQLSFTKTFQKYSDAYAAATCGILILFGWLTLSLNWIGFALLILSAAYVIGGYESTKEGLTTLWKEKELDVDLLMIVAALGAASLGLWEREYHLIIDGAVLILIFAISGALETFAMQRTEHNIRSLMAVTPDTARVIDNGEERKVDLAHLQVGDLVLVKPGEMIPIDGIILEGETTVNQAPITGESVPVDKTSGDEVFAGTLNGNGVLRLRVHQPPESSLIQRVIRLVEQAQTQAPPSQQFVERFERGYAKVIILLGVILGILPPFLFGWDWETTIYRTLIFLVVASPCALMASIMPTLLSGIASGAKQGILFKNGAQLEKIGQVNAIAFDKTGTLTQGKLEVVEIIPTAKRSRNEVLQLAAAIESGSEHPIGEAIIQAAKQANLSWEAATNIQARTGRDIIGEVAGERVTVGKVSNLPCSAELKEISHALETAGKTVVWVSLATEIIGIIAVADTLRDRAASLIASLKELDIEATVMLTGDNPHTAESVAQVLNLDRVYAQLLPEDKLTVIQNLQQKYHNVAMVGDGINDAPALAAATVGIAMGGAATDVALESADIVLMSANLEKLSHAIALGRRANRIIKQNITFALSFIFLLLVANLTGNINLPLGVIGHEGSTLLVTLNGLRLLNSSSSRSAFSLLSKK; encoded by the coding sequence ATGGCTCAACTTAGTTTCACGAAAACATTTCAAAAATACTCTGATGCTTATGCTGCGGCGACTTGTGGCATTTTAATTCTCTTCGGTTGGCTTACTCTTTCTCTCAATTGGATCGGTTTTGCTTTATTAATTTTGTCAGCCGCTTATGTAATCGGTGGTTATGAAAGCACCAAAGAAGGACTTACGACTCTCTGGAAAGAAAAAGAGCTAGATGTAGACTTACTGATGATTGTCGCAGCGCTAGGGGCAGCTAGTCTAGGGCTTTGGGAACGAGAATATCACCTAATTATCGATGGTGCAGTTCTCATTCTAATTTTTGCCATTAGTGGTGCTTTAGAAACTTTTGCTATGCAACGCACAGAGCATAATATTCGCTCGCTGATGGCGGTTACTCCCGATACAGCCAGAGTAATCGACAATGGTGAAGAAAGAAAAGTCGATCTCGCTCACTTACAAGTCGGAGATTTGGTTTTAGTCAAGCCTGGAGAAATGATTCCCATCGATGGAATTATTTTAGAAGGAGAAACCACAGTCAATCAAGCGCCGATTACTGGAGAATCTGTACCTGTGGATAAAACGAGCGGTGACGAAGTTTTTGCGGGTACTCTTAACGGTAATGGAGTCTTACGACTGAGAGTTCATCAACCACCGGAAAGTAGTTTAATTCAAAGAGTAATTCGTCTGGTTGAACAAGCGCAAACCCAAGCACCTCCTTCTCAGCAATTTGTCGAACGTTTTGAGCGAGGTTATGCGAAGGTAATCATCTTACTCGGCGTGATTTTAGGAATTTTACCTCCTTTCCTCTTCGGTTGGGACTGGGAAACCACGATTTATCGAACCTTAATCTTTCTGGTGGTGGCTTCTCCTTGTGCTTTAATGGCATCAATTATGCCAACTTTACTCTCAGGGATCGCTTCTGGAGCAAAACAGGGAATTTTATTTAAAAATGGGGCGCAATTAGAGAAAATTGGTCAGGTAAACGCGATCGCTTTTGACAAAACAGGTACTCTCACTCAAGGAAAATTAGAAGTAGTCGAGATTATTCCTACCGCAAAGCGTTCTCGCAATGAGGTGTTACAATTAGCTGCGGCGATCGAATCTGGTTCGGAACACCCCATCGGTGAAGCTATTATTCAAGCAGCAAAGCAAGCAAATTTGTCCTGGGAAGCTGCGACGAATATACAAGCGCGAACTGGTCGAGATATTATCGGCGAAGTGGCAGGAGAAAGAGTTACTGTGGGTAAAGTTAGCAATCTCCCTTGCTCTGCGGAATTAAAGGAAATTAGTCATGCTTTGGAAACCGCAGGTAAAACTGTGGTTTGGGTGAGTTTAGCTACAGAAATTATTGGGATTATTGCTGTTGCGGATACTCTGCGAGATCGAGCAGCAAGCTTAATTGCTAGTTTAAAAGAACTTGACATCGAAGCCACTGTCATGCTTACAGGAGATAATCCCCATACAGCCGAAAGTGTAGCTCAAGTTCTGAATTTAGATCGAGTTTACGCCCAATTGTTACCAGAAGACAAACTCACAGTTATTCAAAACTTACAGCAAAAGTACCACAATGTAGCAATGGTAGGAGATGGAATTAATGATGCTCCCGCTTTAGCTGCGGCTACCGTAGGAATAGCAATGGGAGGTGCAGCTACCGATGTAGCCTTAGAAAGCGCAGATATTGTCTTAATGTCGGCTAACTTAGAGAAATTATCCCACGCGATCGCCCTTGGTCGTCGGGCTAATCGTATTATCAAACAAAATATTACTTTTGCGCTCTCGTTTATCTTCTTGCTTTTGGTAGCTAACTTAACGGGTAATATTAACTTACCTTTGGGAGTAATTGGACATGAAGGTTCTACTCTTTTAGTTACTTTAAATGGTCTGCGTTTGCTCAATTCAAGTTCATCTCGATCGGCTTTTTCTCTACTGTCGAAAAAATAA
- a CDS encoding precorrin-8X methylmutase: MSKEYLTIKQVTEKVGNGLTPRMVRYYHQIGLLPEARRSPSNYRLYTESHVQQLRRIVALKQQGFQLEHIRKLLQAEALPSANKALLPQLQEQYQLIIEQIVKLRQTASALEGLLGRDNLCQNVQTEAIAQFNLSQVASFWDTFDTAVTAHPESFPESLQYLLPDLSNRSEIEADLLSKLVLACGDVSLINFVQISKKAIAAARMALKSGCQVVGDVPAIAAACDRPRLAHLGCQLTTLIDNPHITDAAEAEQEFWHFETRQKVLSELTEGCILVIGYAPSVLISVCRAIERDRLNPALIIGMPIGFSHAPAAKRLLMRSGIPFITTVNSFGGGLLAATSLNTLAQSLIDKPDCHCYLS; the protein is encoded by the coding sequence ATGAGTAAGGAATATTTAACAATTAAACAAGTTACAGAAAAAGTGGGTAACGGTTTAACTCCCAGGATGGTACGCTACTATCACCAGATTGGTTTATTACCGGAAGCGAGGCGATCGCCAAGTAACTATCGCCTCTATACTGAATCTCACGTGCAACAATTACGGCGAATAGTTGCTCTCAAGCAACAAGGATTTCAACTCGAACATATCCGCAAACTTTTGCAAGCTGAAGCTTTACCAAGCGCAAACAAAGCTTTACTTCCTCAACTGCAAGAGCAATATCAGCTTATCATTGAGCAAATTGTCAAACTGCGACAAACTGCATCTGCTTTAGAAGGGTTGCTAGGGCGGGACAATCTTTGTCAAAATGTTCAAACTGAAGCGATCGCGCAATTTAATCTTTCGCAAGTGGCATCGTTTTGGGATACTTTTGATACGGCGGTAACTGCACACCCGGAATCTTTCCCTGAATCTTTACAGTATTTATTACCCGACTTATCAAATCGCTCGGAAATTGAAGCAGATTTACTCTCGAAGCTGGTACTAGCTTGTGGTGATGTGAGTTTGATTAATTTTGTCCAAATTAGTAAAAAAGCGATCGCGGCTGCGAGAATGGCGCTTAAATCTGGTTGTCAAGTGGTTGGTGATGTACCCGCGATCGCGGCTGCTTGCGATCGCCCTCGCTTGGCTCATCTCGGCTGTCAACTAACAACTTTGATCGATAATCCTCATATTACCGATGCCGCAGAAGCAGAGCAAGAGTTTTGGCATTTTGAAACTCGGCAAAAAGTTTTGTCAGAGTTAACTGAGGGCTGTATTCTGGTAATCGGTTATGCTCCTTCGGTATTAATTTCTGTCTGTCGAGCGATTGAACGCGATCGCTTAAATCCTGCTTTAATTATTGGTATGCCGATTGGTTTTAGTCATGCACCAGCCGCTAAACGTCTTTTGATGCGCTCTGGTATCCCTTTTATTACCACAGTTAACTCTTTCGGTGGTGGTTTATTAGCGGCAACTTCTCTGAATACACTCGCTCAATCTCTGATCGATAAACCAGATTGTCATTGTTATCTCAGTTGA
- the pgsA gene encoding CDP-diacylglycerol--glycerol-3-phosphate 3-phosphatidyltransferase, translating to MNLPTWITFSRLLGVPFLLYGLHNPTPQTRWICCSIFIVAAGTDWLDGYLARKLNQVTDLGKFLDPLVDKLLVLTPLLALIELGQIPAWGVFLILGRELTIAGWRVDPKLSGGVVKGANIWGKLKTVSQIIAIALLIAPLPPVWDSPSLIAFWVSVALTLISGLIYVLPAKPKVSQAKVSE from the coding sequence ATGAATTTACCAACCTGGATAACATTTTCCCGTCTTTTGGGAGTTCCTTTTCTGTTATATGGTTTGCATAATCCGACACCCCAAACTAGGTGGATTTGTTGCAGTATTTTTATTGTGGCTGCGGGAACAGATTGGTTAGATGGGTATTTGGCTCGTAAACTTAATCAAGTGACCGATCTAGGTAAATTTCTCGATCCATTGGTAGATAAGTTGTTAGTATTAACGCCACTTTTAGCATTAATTGAGTTAGGTCAAATTCCCGCTTGGGGAGTATTTTTGATTTTAGGCAGAGAATTAACGATCGCGGGTTGGCGTGTCGATCCAAAATTAAGTGGTGGAGTGGTAAAAGGTGCTAATATTTGGGGTAAACTGAAAACAGTTTCTCAGATTATAGCGATCGCGCTTTTAATTGCTCCTTTACCTCCAGTTTGGGATAGTCCTTCTCTGATTGCTTTTTGGGTTTCTGTGGCTTTAACGCTAATTTCTGGTTTAATTTATGTTTTACCAGCAAAACCCAAAGTTTCCCAAGCAAAAGTTAGCGAATGA